In the Symmachiella macrocystis genome, TCCTACCGGCATCGAATTGGGAGACGGCGGCGTCTATGTGGCGCAGCAACCCAACTTGATGTTCCTCAAAGATACCGATGGCGACGATGTGGCTGACGAGCGGTCGATCGTGCTGCACGGCTTCGATACGGCGGATTCGCACCACTCGCTCAGTGCCTTCACCTGGGGACCGGGCGGGGGTTTGTATTTTCAGGAAGGAACTTTCCACCACACACAAGTCGAAACCCCCTACGGTCCGGTTCGCTGCAAAAATGCGGGCGTGTATCGCTATGAACCCAAGACCGAAAAGCTCGACGTCTTCGTCTCTTATGGGTTTGCCAATCCTTGGGGGCATACGTTCGATGGTTGGGGACAAAATTTCGTCGCCGATGCTTCGGGTGGAGCCAACTACTACGGCACCGCTTTCTCGGGCCAGGTCGACTATCCGCACAAACACGGAAAAATGAAACAGTTTTTCACCAAACAATGGCGGCCGACGTCGGGGTGTGAATTTGTCTCCAGCGGTAATTTTCCGGACGACGCTCAAGGGAACTACCTGCTGAATAACTGCATCGGTTTTCACGGTGTTTTGCAATATCGCATGAAAGATGACGGTTCGGGATTCGCCGCCGACCCGGTGCAGCCGTTGTTGCAATCGTCCGATCAAAACTTTCGCCCGGTCGATTTGCAATTCGGTCCCGACGGCGCGCTGTATCTCGTCGATTGGTTCAATCCGTTGATTGGCCACATGCAGCATTCGCTCCGCGATCCCAATCGCGACAAAAACCATGGACGCATCTGGCGGATTCGTCACAAAGATCGCCCGCTGGTCACGCCGGCCAAAATCGCCGGACAACCGATTCCTGCATTGCTGGATCTGCTCAAGACCTACGAAGACCGCACCCGATATCGGGTTCGCCGTGAACTACGTGAACGCGATACCGCGGAAGTCATGGCGGCACTGGATGCCTGGATCGCCGGGCTGGATCAAGCGGATGAGAATTACCAGCACAATCTGTTAGAAGCGTTGTGGGTCCACCAGCATCACGACGTCGTCGATGAAGACTTCTTGAAACAATTGCTGCGTTCCCCCGACTATCGCGTCCGCGCCGCTGCGACGCGAGTGTTGTGTTATTGGCGGGACCGCGTGAACAAGCCATTGGCATTACTGCAGGTACAAGTCAACGACGAACATCCTCGCGTGCGTCTCGAAGCCGTGCGTGCTTTGAGCTTTTTCGATTCCGCTGAAGCACAAGCGGTTTTGTATGAAGCCCTGACTCATCCGGATGACGACTACTTGAAGTACACATTTAAAGAGACTTTGGACACCTTGGATCGCCGCCTGGGCAACCAAAAATAGTTTGGCGACTCAACGCCCGGTTTGAAGCTCCGGGCGTTGGGTGCCCCAAAAAACGGCGATCATTTTCTGTTAACTTCCTGGCGGAACGGCGGTCGTCTACCCGTACCGTTTGAGAATACAGAAAGCAGTCCCCATGAAAATCCCCGTGGTTCGTGGCGTGATTGACCGGCGGATTCTGGTCAATTACCGCATCAAGCTCGATGTGTTGGCCACTCTCCTACCATCACCGTTTCGGCCGAAACCGGTTAAGGGCTACGGCATCGCCGGGATCTGTCTGATCCGACTCAAGCAGCTTCGCCCGCGCTTTCTGCCGCCACTGGTTGGCATCTCCTCGGAAAATGCCGCTCACCGCATTGCTGTGGAGTGGGAAGAGGAGGGGCAATTGCGCGAGGGGGTCTACATCCCTCGCCGCGATACGTCCTCGCGCTTTAATACCCTGGCCGGTGGCACGATCTTTCCCGGCCTGCACCATCATGCACAGTTCCAGGTTCAAGAAAACGGGGGCCACTACAAGGTCCAACTCGACAGCGATGATGACGATACACACGTCGCTGTCGAAGGCACGATTACAGAAGCATTCCCTGACACGTCGATCTTTGAATCGATCGCTGAGGTGTCGGACTTTTTCGAGGCGGGTTCACTCGGCTACTCAACAACACGCAAGTCCAACGAGTTTGATGGCTTGGAATTGCTCACTTTCAATTGGCACGTCCAACCGCTGGAGATCACCAATGTGAAATCCAGTTTCTTTGAAGATCCGACTCTCTTCCCACCCGGCTCAGTGGAGTTCGACTGTGCACTATTGATGACCGGTATCGAGCATGAATGGCACGGGCGGCCGTTGATGAAATCAATCGCGGTCCCGGCCAGTTAAAACCATTGATACGCGTATTTGTGGAATCGATCGAGTGCTGCTTGGCGGACTTGGGGATCGGTATACTGCTGCCATGCTTCCTGGTTCCGGCGAAATTCCTCCAGCGCGATTTCATCCGCAATCTGATACGTCGTCCATCCCAAAGCAGAGCGGCGTGTCGCTGTTGATTCCGCTTCGCTTTGGTGCAAAGCCAGTAACGCGCGCACGCCTTCCCGGATGATTTCGTTGTCGCTGTTGAGCAACGGTTGCAGCTGCAAAATCCCTTCGGAATTGATGGGATGTACGCTGATTTGAACCGACGGCGCCGGATCACCATCGAGAATCCTGCGGACGTTGTAGCCGACAACAAGCGTGTCCAGCGGCGTTAAGGCGAGCAGGTACAGCGCAATGGCCAGCGTCCACAAGTGACGTCGGGCCAGCCAAAACAAATTGCGATTGCGGGCGATTTTCCAGATCACTAACAGGAATCCCACCACAACCGCCGTCATACCAAACAACCCTACAATCCGCATCCGCGACATGCCGTTGAAGCCGATGTAAATGAACAGCCGGTTATAGACCGATGCCGCCAGAAGCATGTTTTCGATCGACCACAGCCAGGCCAGTCGCCGTAACGAACCAACGCGTCGTTCTCGCAGAATATCTCCGCGAAAGACGAGTGAAAGCATGATCGTCGCCAATGCAAGCGCCGCCGTCAGCCACGCGGCCCCTTCGTGGGCATAACCTGAATAGTGAAATCCAGGTGGGAATTCGTGAAACCACATGCTCTGAAATTCAAAGACCAAATAGACGCCGAACAGCACCACGACGGTGACTAATGTGTTTCGCAGCGCGGGATAGAGATCGGCATCGATGGCTTCGGGGGGTTCGTCAGTCGGAGTTTCGCCGGTTGACGAAAAGACTTGCGAATCCACTATGACCGGCCGCAGCAATCCCAAAGCGATCCACAAAACCGCCGCCCAAAATCCGATTTGGAGCGGATCGGGCGAGTACTGCTCGACCCATACCTGCACGGACTTGAACAGTTGCGTCATTCCCTGCCCGAACCAAACATTCAAGTCGGGATTCGCCAGCACAAATATCCAGCTGAATACCAAGAAGGCAAGTAATGGAAGGACAATGCTGACCCAGCCGGCACGTGGAATGATCGGGCCGAGGCGATTCAATTGTCGACCAAAACGAACGATTCCGTAAAATCCGGCTTGCGCCGTTTGCAGCGCAAAAAAGAGCATTTCGAGTACATAAGGACAAAGCCCCACCAACGTCATCGCAAAGGCCACAATCAACGCGAACCCGACGGCCACCAGCGCGTTGGATCCGCACCACAGCATCTTAGCTGCCAAGGCGAGCATCATGAACGATACAATCCAAAACGCCGGTCCGCCGCTGCGTCGGTTGGAGCTCACCCACAATAGAACTGGAGCAATCAGGAACAAAGCCGCATAGCCGGCGAAGCCTTGGCCGTGATAAATCGTGACATCGCACAAGACGATCAGCAGAAAGACACCGATCAACTCGACCCAGCGAAGCGACGATTGCTTCGTTCCAGGCGCGCGCTCCGCTGGAGTCGTAACGGGATCATCGTGAAACGTTTCGATGACGAGCGCATCATCGGGTTGCGCCGGTTCCTGTTGACCGTTCATGACCACCCTTTGAGTGCATTATGGGACGTCGTGCCGTATGACGTCCTATGCGCCAGCAGGCTATGCGTTAAACGGGGAACAGGAGACCGGCATCACCTTCCGGCGTCAGAACGTCAAAATTAGTCCAATTCCTTGATGCGGATGTTCCGCCAAGCGACTTCGTACGGTCCTTTGTCCTTGCCGATGCCGTGCACCTGCAGGCCGATAAAGCCTTTGGGGTACGTTTTGTAGATCGACTCATTAGTTAGGTCGGCAATCGGTTTGCCGTTGATCCAAGTCTGAATCCGCGGGCCGCTGGCAACGACGCGGTATTTATTCCACTCACCGTCCTTAAAATGTTTGTGCGGTTTTCGGATATCATCCGGTATCAACCAACCAAGCTTGGTCCCTTCGGCGTAGATGTAACCCGCTTCGTCGCCATTGGCGCCGCTGGCTTCAATTTCCACCTGCGGACCATTCACGCGACCGGTGGGGGTCTTTTTGGTTTGGGAGCGGATTTGGACGCCGGAATTCAACTTGTCGTGCACCTTGACTTCGAATTCTAGCTCGAAGTCACCGTAGTCTTTGTCACTGCACAAAAACGAATTTGGACTGCCCGTATTGGTTTTTCCGACGATCGTTTTATCTTCGACACGATAGGTGGCGGTGCCATTGCGTTGTGTCCAGCCATCGAGCGTCTTGCCGTCGAACAGCTCCACCCATTCCCCGGCGAATGCGGGAACGGCGGCGAGGGAGACGAACAGTGCGGCGGCGAATCTTAGCGGCAATTTCATTGAGGTCATCCTTTGGTAAATGAGTAAATCTGCTCTGATACAGAATACCCACCAGGATGAATTTGTCCAAGGCGCCGGCAGTACTCAATGCGTGCTGAGCATCAAACCCGCACCGGACCATGGAACAATTCACCCTCGACGCGGGCATCGGTCACGCGGGCATCGGTCAGTGTTTCGTCGCTGCCGTGATGCTCATACGTCAGTCGTGTATGATCCAGCCCCAATTGATGCAATAGTGTCGCATGCAAATCCGAGACTCCCACCGGGTCGACGACCGAACGATAACCGATGTCGTCGGTCGCGCCGTGCACATGCCCCGCTTTAAAACCGCCGCCGGCGAGAATCAGGCTAAATGCATTGCGATTGTGGTCGCGGCCTTTGCCGTTTTGCGACACAGGTAAGCGGCCGAATTCTCCCGACCAAACGACAATCGTGCTCTCCAGCAGTCCTCGTTGCTTGAGGTCCTTGATCAGGGCAGCAGAGGGCAAATCGCACTTGGCGCAGATGGCCTCATTATCGGTCTTAGAATTATCGTGCGCATCCCAAGGCTGCGAATTGGGTTTGACCGGCGGCAAGATTTGCACAAAACGAACACCCGACTCGACCAACCGGCGGGCCATCAAACACCGCAGCCCGTACCCGGCAGTTTCGGGTTCATCCAGGCCGTACATCTTGCGCGTCGCCGGTGTCTCCCGTGACAGGTCCAACGTTTCCGCAGCTGCCAGTTGCATGCGCGCGGCGAGTTCGTAATTTTGGATCCGCGCTTCCAGCGAGGATTCGTAGGCAAAGTCCTGCTGATGCCTTCGATTCAATTTGGCCAACAGGTCCAAATTTTCGCGCTGTACCGCCGGGGGAATCGGTTGGCTGGGATTGAGATTCAGTACCGGCGTCCCCGCGGTGCTGACTTCGGTGCCGCGATACAGCGCGGGCATCCAACCGTTTTGCCACAACAACGTGCCGCTCGTGTTATACCCCTCGGGGTCGCGAAGCACGACGTAGGCGGGCAAGTTTTGGTTTTCTGTACCGAGTCCGTAACTGACCCACGAACCGAGGGCGGGACGACCTTGGAAGATCTTACCGGTGTTCAGCGCCACCAGTGATTCCGTGTGATTGTTATGCAGATTATACATCGACCGCACGAGGCAAATCTCATCCGCCACCGAACCGAGGTGCGGCAGGATTTCGGCCATCTCGATACCGCTCTCGCCGTATTTGCGAAACTTCAGCGGACTGCCTAACAGCGTGTTTCCCTCGCTGCCGGGTTGAAACATCTCGACTTTTTCGACGTGCACCTTGCCGCTGTGCTTGGTGAGATCCGGCTTGGGGTCAAACAGATCCATCTGCCCCGGGCCGCCGTTTTGCATCAGCATGATCACCGCTTTGGCGGGAGCCTCAAAATGCCCCGACTGGGGAGCCAGTCCATTGTCGACAGGCGCGGCTGCGGCGGATTGTTCCATACCGTCAAGATACGAGCACGCAATCGAACCAAATCCCAACGCGCCGATTTTCAACATTTGCCGCCGGGACAAGCGTGATGCAGTTTCGATAGGTCGCTGTGCCATGGTTGAACCCCGTCGTCTAATTCCTCAGCGGACGTACAAATACTCGTTGGTGTTGAACAGAACCTTGCAAAGCTGCGCCAAAGCCAATTGGTCCACCTTCTCGGCTGTTTTTTCATCCGTACGGAACCGTTCTGCCTGCCGGTGCAGCAATTCCGTGCACCAGCGGATCTCCTCATCCGTGGGGAGTCGGCCCAATGCGATGCGATAGGCGGCCGTGATTTGCTCCGCTGGGGTTTTGTGCGCGGCGAGTCGCTCTGCGAAGAACGCGGCTTGCTCCAGTACGAAATCATCGTGTAATAACGTCAGCGCTTGCGTGACGACCGCCGACGGTTCGCGCTGTGTGCAATTGCGAGCCACGATCGGTTGGTCAAAAATCCGCAGCATGGTTAGGTGATAGTTGCGCCGTGCCAACACATAGATGCTGCGGCGCCATTGATAGGTGGGCGTGGGCAACCCCGCTTTTTTGATGACCACCATGCCATCGGGACGGACATCGACCGGGATAAACTCGCCAAACAAGCTGCGGTCCAACTTGCCACTGCTGACCAAGATTGCGTCGCGGACATATTCCGAATCCAACCGCCGCAAATTCATCCGCCACAGCAGAGCGTTTTCCGGATCCGTCTTTTCCGCAGCCACCATCTCCGACGTGAGAACCGCTGCCTGTCGATACGCATGGGACATCACCATCTGTTTGATGATCGGTTTGGCCCGCCAACCATTTCGTAAGAACTCGGACGTCAGCCAGTCCAGCAATTCCGGGTGGGAAGGCGCCGCCCCAGCAACACCGAAATTGTCGCTGGTCGCCACAATGCCCCGCCCGAAAACCTGCTGCCAAAATCGATTGACGATCACCCGCGCGACGTATTGCCCCGCCAGTTTGTCCCCGTTAGTCAGTTGACGGGCCAATGCCAATCGGCGCCCGCTGGAATTCCCGGCCGCGGCAACCGTATTTGATTCCTCCGTGCTCGGTGTTTCCAGAATACTTAACAATCCAGGCTGCACCTCCAAACCGGGCCGCAGATAGTTTCCGCGGCGGAGCACATACGTCGGCGGCGGGGGGTACGTCTCGTGCACGTGTTGTATCGTTCCGTAGGCGCGCTTGCTGCTTTGCTGTTTGGCAATTTGCTGGGCGATCGATGCGCATTGCTGTCTGTGTTCGTCGCTTAGCGCCGCCTTGATTTCTTCAGTCGTTACGTTCAACTGGGTTTCATATTGAACGGCGAGTTGCTTTTGCGAGTCGCTACGTTTATCAGCCGGTGTGGCGACGGCGGTTTTCGCATCCTCCCGAATGGTAGCGGGCAACGCGGCGAGTTTTTTGTCATAAACGTTTTGTCGGACCTGCGCAAGAATCGCTGCGTCCTGCTGCGTTAGCTTGGCAATTTCGGCGTCGGCCTGTTGATTGATACTGTCGATCTCGGTTTTCACCGCATCGGGAACATCCGCGCGCGCTTTACCGGTCGAGACAACCCAGTGCCGCACATTGAACGCTGGCGCAAAAACCGCTTGCAGACGATAATAATCGGCTTGCGGTAATGCGTCGTATTTGTGGTCGTGGCACTTTGCGCACTGCAATGTTAGAGCCAACAGACTGTTGGCGACCAGTTCCGATGTGCGTTGTACGACATGATGCCGCACATCGGGCGTATTGAGTTCGTTTTGGTCGGTGTCGTCGTTGGCGGAGAGCAAAAACCCAGTGGCAATCAAGCATTCCAGCATCTCTGGTGTAAATGCGTCGGCGGATTTCCAGTCGTACAATTCATCCCCTGCCAACTGCTCGACCAAAAACCGGTCAAACGGTTTGTCGGCATTGAAGGCGCGAATCACGTAATCGCGGTACCGCCACTTTCCATTGAGCGGCTTGATGATTGCCGCATCGTTGTCGCTGCCGAACATATCCACATACCCGACAACATCCAGCCAATGCCGTCCCCACCGTTCGCCGAAATGTTCCGAATTCAAAAGTCCGTCCACCAAACGCTCATAGACATCAGGGCGCTTGTCTGAAATAAACGCATCGATCTCCTCTGGTGTGGGTGGCAGACCGATCAGGTCAAAGTAGACGCGGCGAATCAACGTCGTGCGATTTGCCGGTGGTGAGAGTTGCAGGTTTTGTTCTTCAAGTTTCGCGACGACGAAGCGGTCGATGTCGTTTTCGATACGATCGGTTGCGACAACCGACCGCGGTTTTTCGACCTTCAACAGCTGGTAGGCCCAGTGCTGACGTTGTTCGGCGGTGATGTTCGTTGCGTCAGCCGTTAAGACGATCTTTTCTGTTGACGGCGCATCGGCTTCGATCCAATCGCGCAGCATGCGAACCTCGTCGGCTGAGAGCGGGTTCTCCCCGTCGGGCGGCATCTTGCCGGTTTTTATCATGGCGACAATTTCGCTGCGATCGGGAAAGCCGCGAACGATGACCGGTCCCGCTTGCCCGCCACGAAGCATGTCCGAGACTGTCCGCAAATCCAATTCCGCTTCCCGCACATCGCCGCCGTGGCAATCTTGGCAATGCGACGCCAGAATCGGTCGGATGTCCCGTTCGAACTGCGGGATCGGACGAAAATCGGTCTTGAGCGCGTATTTCTTTGACAGATACTGCCCCGTTTCGTACTGCTGTGTCGCCGTCAATGCCCGGTCATAGACCAGTACCTCAGCGATGTCCCCTTCGAAGTAAGAATCGGTCGCATCGACTTGGCCGAAGTGTTGCCCAAGGGCCAACGAGACCAGCGGTTGGAATCCGAGAAAATGCGTACCGTTGAACACCCCCCGCTGTTCGCGACGGCCATTGACGTGCAGCGCAAACGCTTGTTCGCCGGTATAGGCCGCTTCGATCAATGTGGGGTGATCATTCCAAGCTGCGCTTTGCCCCTCACCTTCGTCGCCATTGTGAATGCCGATCCGGAGTTTCTTGCGGCCTTGTTGATAACCGACCCACAGGCCCGCGCGTTTGGGGAAATCTCCCGTGGCCACGTCACGGGAATTGAGATCGATCAACCGCTGCGCCATGTGCGAGGAATTCGCTCCGCCGCGCATGACGATCAGAATATGAAACGGCCGGTCGCCGGTTGCGAGTCCTGCAAACTTCTCGGCAACCAATAGATCATCGCCATCAAAGTGAACTGCGGGATGTCCGTCCCAGGCATCTTTGCTGAAAGTCGGTCGCCGCTCTGCGATTTCCTGGACGACATAATTCCCATGCCCGCTTTTGTCGGTCCATTTCGAAATCGCCCCATCAGGCAGCGCATCGCTGTCGATTTCACTCGCGTCCAACCACAGGATCAATCCCTCCTGTGGCGGCGCCGCTTGCGCATTGCCCGACTCCACAAATCCCGCCATGACAGCGAGTAGAATCGCCAGCTGTTTGAGGAGTGTTCGCGAGTTCACGAAGATCGCCCCTATGAAAGGTCGGCCAATTCCAGGATCGATCGTCGCATTGAGATCGCCGCGGAACCGCTCGACCGTCAAAGTGATTTTATGCCGACCGCGTTCATCGTGTGTACGGTCGTGATACTTCCATTCTAATTCCGTTTTGAAAACTCGTCCAGGAGGACTGACTCGCCAAGCTGTTTTGGGGAATTCAGCATCACCACACTAACAATCTCATGATGCAGCCGGTTTTAGCTTTTCGGTTCGATGATTTGGATTTCCGAATCGCTTAACAACGCCGTCACCGGTGTGCCGCGGCCCGCTTCGAAGTGTACGTAGTTCTTTTCCGCCACAACCGATGCCGCTTCGATTACTCTTACAACGTCTCGTTGGCTGGCGGCTGTCGGGTAGGAATCACCGATGGCTTCCAGCGATTCGCCCAAGATGCGTCGACGAATCACGGCCAACATCCCGGCAGCAATGGAGGCTTTCCCGTAACCAAAAATTTCCAACTCTCCGCCAATATGATGAATCCGCCCGCCGAACGAGGGGTTCCGTGTGCGTGATCCGTCGCCGATGATGGCTTCGCGGTAACCGCGATCTTGTTGATCGACATAGCCCCGGCCGTAGATACCGTACAGTTCGATCTCCTGATTGACCGCCCCTTCAAACTCCGCCGGGTTGATCCAATTGTTGTTGTAATCGCCCCGCATGCCGTTGTCATACGTTACTGCCACGTCAACGCTGTCCCAGGTTTTGATCGCATGTTGCCGTTTGAATGTCGAGGGGTCGACGCCGCGACGGCGGGCGATCTCTTTGTGGTGTTCATCCCAATTGAGCAGTAGGTTCTTTTGCCCTGTGGCAAACACCGTGACCGGTTTGACGCCCAAGTAATGGTGGACGACATCCAACCAATGGCAACCGACATAAGCGAACGGATTGCTTTGTTCGGCCCAGGCAAAAATGTCTGTACTGACCTCCAGTGGTTCCTCGAGCACCGTCCGCACGCGGTTGATCGGGCCGTATTGCTCGGGGGCTTTGGACATCATCTCCCGCACGAACGGGTCGTACCGTTTGTGCATATCGACAGCAACAATACGACCGGTCTCGCGGGCCTTGGCGATGATTTCATCCGCTTCGCTGGTCGTCAAACAGAGCGGCTTTTCGGTAATCACATCGCAACCGGCATCCAGCGCATCTAAAATGGGCTCCGCATGCACATGATCGGGCGTGGCAACGAACAGCACATCCGGTTTGTGCGTGGCCAGTATGTCTTTCCAGACGGCGTCTCCATAACAGGCATCAATTTTGCCGTCCGGAAAGTCCTCGGAAAACCATTGGACAATCCGTCCCGCGGTGCCGCTCTTTTCGCTCCGCGTCCCGACCGCACACACGCGAATCTCCACATCAGCCACGTCCGCTGCCATGTGGCTCATGCCAATGCTGTTGAGCGCGCCGGCCATTCCCCCCCGCATAAAGTCCTTGAAGGTCTGGCCAATAATATCATCAAAAAACATCCCGCCACCAATAATGGCAACGTCGATCGTCCGTTTGCTCGCAGTCATGTCGGAAATATCCTGAACGGTAAGGCAGCGGTCATAGAATCGGTCGTGCGCGCTAATCGCAGGCGCGCCAGCGAGTTTTTTTGTAGCAGACCGAGGACAGCCCGGTCCAGTCAACGGCCAGTTTCACGCCCACCCGTTCAGCCTGTGTTTGTGACGAATTGCTTAAATTCACAGGATTTCCGCGTCAAAACGGCCTAAACCGGCGCTAGGCGAGCCAACTTATTTTGATTAATCAAAATTTATAGTTGCCTTATTGGAATTATTTGTTATGCTCATCCTTCCTCGCGATTTCCCCCCCAACAAAATACTACACCCGTAGGATAAAGCTATGTCAGCCACACATCGGCGACGCGGATTTACGCTCATTGAATTGCTGGTTGTGATTGCGATCATTGCCATACTCGTCAGCTTATTATTGCCCGCTGTGCAACAGGCCCGTGAAGCCGCGCGGCGGACGCGTTGCAGGAACAATCTCAAACAACAGGGATTGGCACTGCACAATTACCACGATGCCCACTCCGCATTTCCCGCCGGTTATTACTCGTACGGAACCAGCAACGGTTCAGGTCCCTCTTGGGCGAACATCGATCCGCTCACCTGGGATGCAGCACCGGGTTGGGCGTGGGGGACCATGCTGTTGCCCTACCTTGACCAGGCCCCGCTGTATCAGACATTGGA is a window encoding:
- a CDS encoding Gfo/Idh/MocA family protein; amino-acid sequence: MTASKRTIDVAIIGGGMFFDDIIGQTFKDFMRGGMAGALNSIGMSHMAADVADVEIRVCAVGTRSEKSGTAGRIVQWFSEDFPDGKIDACYGDAVWKDILATHKPDVLFVATPDHVHAEPILDALDAGCDVITEKPLCLTTSEADEIIAKARETGRIVAVDMHKRYDPFVREMMSKAPEQYGPINRVRTVLEEPLEVSTDIFAWAEQSNPFAYVGCHWLDVVHHYLGVKPVTVFATGQKNLLLNWDEHHKEIARRRGVDPSTFKRQHAIKTWDSVDVAVTYDNGMRGDYNNNWINPAEFEGAVNQEIELYGIYGRGYVDQQDRGYREAIIGDGSRTRNPSFGGRIHHIGGELEIFGYGKASIAAGMLAVIRRRILGESLEAIGDSYPTAASQRDVVRVIEAASVVAEKNYVHFEAGRGTPVTALLSDSEIQIIEPKS